Below is a window of Pseudopipra pipra isolate bDixPip1 chromosome 30, bDixPip1.hap1, whole genome shotgun sequence DNA.
ACCAGCGAGGTGTCCTGCACGCCCGGGCGGTCTGGGGAACACCAGGGATCACGGGAGgtgccaagttggaagggaccaccaAGCATcgtccagtccaaccctcaattgtccccaggagtcaccccatgtgccccagaggatcatctgAACACTGTGGAGctctgtgcccactgccctggggagcctgttcagtgcccaaccaccctcagGGGAGGGTGGAGTTGGACCCCACCTTTCCCTGGggtccaacctgaccctcccctggcacagctccagaacattccctgggtgctgtccctgctccccccagaacagagctcagtccctgcccctcctctgcccctccatGGATGTTGAAGCccccagtgaggtctcccctcagcctcctcttctccagctggacacaccaagtgccctcagtccctcaaggcccttccccaccttcgttaccctcctttggatgctccaACAGCTCAATATCTTCCCTATACTGCGGTGCCCAAAACCACCCCCAGTATTCAAGGTGACTCCCACCCTTTTTTTTGGGGACACGCCAACCCCTGGCCAGGTCCTACCTGGGGACAGGATGCAGATGGCCATGAGGAGCACGTGCTCTTCCTCGTGAAGGTTCAGCTTCTTCAAGCCAACCTGGAATTTCACGAGTGGCTCGAGCAGGTCCATGCTGTGGccagctgggaagagaagggacCTTTAGCACGGCTGGCTCTGGAAGAGGATCTCTCATGGAGATTTAAGGTCCTGCTCTGCCACCTGCACCCCCTGTTCTTAACGCTGGCCCTCAAATCCTCAAGTGGAAGAGGTTCAGGGCAGGGTCCAGCACCTTTTCTGATGGGTGCAGAGGGAATGGCTTTCCAGGGAAAAACCCATGGGATTTCTGTGCCTGAACTTAAGGCTGGGATGAGATTCCTTAGCGGGGAGGGTCTGGCAGCTTTACCTTGGGTGACGTCGCTGACCCTGTACTTGAAGTCGTTGCTGCCGCAGGTCCAGCTCATGTCCTCGAGGGTGAAGGACTGGTTGGAGCGCAGCATGATCACCTCGATGGCACTGGACTTCAGCAGGACAATCTGGTCCTCTGCTGACAGGTCCCTGCACCACATGGGGGGGGAGGTTGAGGTGAGACTTGTCCAcgagcagagggacagaaacCACCACCCCTGTCAGGGTCCCATCGGTCACCCcctcctggggcagcccagctcttccctccccacGGTTCCTGTGTCAGGAGTTCTGCAGGTGAATTTGTCCACGCCCTGGGCACCAGCCTGGAGTGAAAGGGAACCTGAGGGCCCTTCACAAACCCCTCAGGGTGCAGCAGCCCGAGTTGTTTCGCTGACAGAGTTTGGGTGAATTTTCCAGAGtttggaaagagaggagaggagaaccacaggaaggaggagagagaaaacatcaAAGTAGGAACAGACCTGGGAAGGGGATAGAGCCAAGGGACAGCTGTgaaggggaagcagagaacaCGATCTGGCTGTGGAGGGCAGGACAGGATTCCCAAGAGTGGAAAACCACCTTGGACGCCAGACCTGGGAGCAAACGTCTCACCTGAATCCCGGGATCATTTTGGCAAAGCCGATCACCTTCTGTATGCTGTAGCTGACCAGGTCAGCCAGGTGTGGGAGCATGGAGAGCTGGGAGAACTCGATGTTCATGGAGGAGCTCTCGTCGTTCTCCTCAGAGAGGACCAGGTTCGAAAACATCCGGGGCTCCACGGAGTCTGGAGAGAGGGAGATGCTCAGGGCTTGACAGTGCAACACCCCCAGGAGGGTTTTACAGCTAAATGAGCTCCCACAGGAGGTAAAACAAGGGTCTGAAGCGTCAGATTTAGGTCAAACTACTGCATTTCTCCCCCTGTCACCCCCGGGGGAGCGAGTGTGGTACCTGGGAATGTGCTGAAGGCATCGGAGCCGAAGAGATCAGTGGAATCCTCCTCTGACAGGTCCTGggtgaggagagaggaggaCTTTGTTGCCCCCCTGTTGTTGGGGTGGCTTCTCACGGGGGGCTGGAAGAGAAGGGCAGGGTGTGAGGGACAGGGCCGGGAAGGGGAGACGCGTGGTGGTTGTTCACCTGCTGCCACGAGCAGCGAGGGTTCCGCAGGGGGATTTTTAACTCCTCTCTGAGGGGTGAGAGGGGTTTGGAGCCCTCacgggggcgggggcggcccggccGTACCCGGAACTTGGAGAAGTCGGCGTAGGTGGGGTCGTAGGTTTTGCGATGGGCCTCGAGCAGGATGTCGATgaccctctgctgctcctccgaGAGCTTGGGCTTCAGGCTCTCCTTGAGCGCTTCCTCCTCCTTGCGCTTCAGGATCATCTCCCGCTTCCTCTGCACCTCCTCGTCCGTCAGGATGActgtggggcaggggaaggggcagaAACAGGGACTGGAGCAACCCCAGGCTGCGGCAGAGAGTGTCCCCATCACCTGGATGATCAGTCATTGAACCTGCATCGACCCCACCCCGCTGTCACCTTGGCTGCCGGGTCACTGCCTGGCAGTTTATGGTGCTTTTAGGCAAGGGCTGGTTGAGATAAGGCCACATGAGCACTGCCACatgcctgctctgctctctcGCTGTTTGCTCTGTGCTTTCCAGGTGACAGAAATCCTGATCCCGCCAGACTCGGGTCAGTGGGTTCGCCCAGCTCCAGTGCCCAGCGCAGCTCTGCTTGGCCCCAGCTGCCACCCTGGGTATCCAGCAGCACTTCTGCAGCATCCCCAGGGGAGTTCTAACCTTATGTTTAAGCTAAGGGCACACATAAACCCCCCCCACTCCCAGGGGTGGGTATTTATGGCTTGTGTTAGGGGTGATGGCCCTCAGAAGCAGCCAAGGGTTGGACTCCGAGGCGATACACTAGGACTGTCCCCTTTATTTAGGGAAGGGGAGCAGCCACAGACAATCTGGGCTCAAATCTTATAAAAAAGAGCTTGGAGACCTGAGTGGCCTGAGAGggctgaaagagaagaaaagcacaagGGAGCTGCAGAGATCTCTTGGGTTCAACCTCCATCCCCGTAGCCGCGTCACCCGCTCCCGAAAGCGCTTGGTAACACACATCCACCTAAAAATAGCAATTCCCCTTCCTCAGGCTGTTATTAGCCCTTTCACCAGGGCATTACAGAAAACCCCAAGCGTGTTATCTGATGCCGAGGTGGCTGAGCCTGCCCTGCGTGAGGAGATTTGACTCTGGGCGAGTCGAGGTGGAATTTGGGCCGAGAGGTTGGCGGAGGGCGGAGGGAGCTGCAGCCGTGGGGCTCCGGGCAAGGAGCTgtttgctgtccctgctcctttAGCCAACGGCATTTTTCCGATCCCTTTTCAAACTTGCACAACCTCAGAGGGCACCAGAAGGTCTCGGAGAGACGGGAATGAGCAGATAGAGCTGAAAGGTCACCTCGGCCGTGGGTGCGTTACGGCAGCTCCGCGGGGCACGGCGCGACTGCTCGGGGAGAGAAATCAAGAGTTTTGccatcccccctcccagttCTTCGTACAAAAGCATCAGATCCATGTGGGCATGGGGAGAAACTGGTGGGGGAAGCCACGTGTGGGgttgaggaggaggatggggcaAAGCCGAGCCCTTGGCTGTGGCCGCGGTGTTGGAAGTGTCCCAAGGATCAGGGCCTCAGAGGGGATTCTTGCAGGTTACACCAGGCAAATTTGGGATCCTGCAaggactagatgacctttatTGGTCTCTCctaacccaaactattctatgatccCAGGACCATTAGAAGGCATCCTCAGAGCGGAATGGAAAGATAAGGATGTTTCTGTGCTGGGGCAAGACTGCCGGGGAAGTCAGCCTGGGACTTCCCACCCTCTTTTAGGGAATCCAGCCCTCAACTAGGCTGGCAACAGTCTGGCAGTGGCATTTCTcagcctggcaggagctgttTCTGGTGATGAGCTGCAAACCTGAAATGCTCTGTGCCAGAGGAACCGGCtttcccacaggagcagggataACATGGATGAGGGATGTCAGTGCAGTGACCCCCCCTCCACTGCTTTATAAAGTGCTGGGGAAAAGGATTCAGTGCTTATTTGGACTCACGGGAGGATGGGAGTGGGAATACAGGGCTGGGAAGCGGCTCAACACCTACCCTGAGatcccagctcccaccccagCTCCGAGCTTTCCGAGCGCCGAGCCAGAGCCATCCAGCCACAGACTCCTGGCACAGCCGGCGCCGTGGCTGAGCCTCTGTGGGCTGCCCTGACCCCAAA
It encodes the following:
- the VDR gene encoding vitamin D3 receptor isoform X1; protein product: MSQLQSSWDVQQRSMAYFPDPDMEPGAASTSLPDPTGDGDRNVPRICGVCGDRATGFHFNAMTCEGCKGFFRRSMKRKAMFTCPFNGDCKITKDNRRHCQACRLKRCVDIGMMKEFILTDEEVQRKREMILKRKEEEALKESLKPKLSEEQQRVIDILLEAHRKTYDPTYADFSKFRPPVRSHPNNRGATKSSSLLTQDLSEEDSTDLFGSDAFSTFPDSVEPRMFSNLVLSEENDESSSMNIEFSQLSMLPHLADLVSYSIQKVIGFAKMIPGFRDLSAEDQIVLLKSSAIEVIMLRSNQSFTLEDMSWTCGSNDFKYRVSDVTQAGHSMDLLEPLVKFQVGLKKLNLHEEEHVLLMAICILSPDRPGVQDTSLVESLQDRLSEILQTYIRCRHPPPGSRLLYAKMIQKLADLRSLNEEHSRQYRCLSFQPEHSMQLTPLVLEVFGNEIS
- the VDR gene encoding vitamin D3 receptor isoform X2; protein product: MSQLQSSWDVQQRSMAYFPDPDMEPGAASTSLPDPTGDGDRNVPRICGVCGDRATGFHFNAMTCEGCKGFFRRSMKRKAMFTCPFNGDCKITKDNRRHCQACRLKRCVDIGMMKEFILTDEEVQRKREMILKRKEEEALKESLKPKLSEEQQRVIDILLEAHRKTYDPTYADFSKFRDLSEEDSTDLFGSDAFSTFPDSVEPRMFSNLVLSEENDESSSMNIEFSQLSMLPHLADLVSYSIQKVIGFAKMIPGFRDLSAEDQIVLLKSSAIEVIMLRSNQSFTLEDMSWTCGSNDFKYRVSDVTQAGHSMDLLEPLVKFQVGLKKLNLHEEEHVLLMAICILSPDRPGVQDTSLVESLQDRLSEILQTYIRCRHPPPGSRLLYAKMIQKLADLRSLNEEHSRQYRCLSFQPEHSMQLTPLVLEVFGNEIS